The following are encoded together in the Bacillus sp. V2I10 genome:
- a CDS encoding helix-turn-helix domain-containing protein: protein MENIDIGKKVEKYRKAKGLSSRELAKLAEITPSMLSQIERGLANPSIQTLKVLAKTLNVPTFSFLLEETITEDLIVRSSKRKKMIIDNLSYELLSPDFTGNLATAIMKVPPNISSSENPLEHRGEEVAFILEGKIKLYLGEEEYILEAGDSVKIPANFKHKWENNFSQNTVVLFSVTPPAF from the coding sequence ATGGAAAATATAGATATTGGCAAGAAAGTTGAAAAATATAGAAAAGCTAAAGGATTGAGTAGTAGAGAGTTAGCAAAATTAGCTGAAATTACACCTTCAATGTTAAGCCAAATTGAACGAGGTTTGGCGAATCCTTCTATTCAAACCCTAAAGGTCTTAGCTAAAACCCTGAATGTTCCAACATTTAGTTTTTTACTTGAAGAAACGATTACGGAGGATTTAATCGTTAGGTCCAGTAAACGTAAGAAAATGATCATTGATAATTTGTCTTATGAGTTATTGTCACCTGATTTTACGGGTAATTTAGCAACAGCGATTATGAAAGTTCCTCCGAATATTTCTTCGTCAGAAAATCCTCTAGAACATAGAGGAGAGGAAGTAGCATTTATTTTGGAAGGGAAAATTAAGCTGTATTTAGGTGAAGAAGAATATATATTAGAAGCTGGTGATAGTGTGAAAATACCAGCAAATTTCAAACATAAATGGGAAAATAATTTTAGTCAGAATACAGTTGTATTATTTTCAGTTACCCCACCTGCGTTTTAA
- a CDS encoding GNAT family N-acetyltransferase, whose amino-acid sequence MEIRKASKEDLKGVSRVYVDSWRTTYLGLVPDDYLDELSYEDAEKRWIDFLNNENEPFIYVAINDTGKIIGFASGKSINEKNFDGELYSLYLLQECRGLGVGRQLVSAISKHFKEKGIYSMMVWVMKQNKSGLGFYERMGGKEYIHRTSTFGGTVVEDVAYGWKDISELCDE is encoded by the coding sequence TTGGAAATTAGAAAAGCAAGTAAAGAAGATTTAAAGGGCGTATCAAGAGTTTATGTTGATAGTTGGAGGACTACTTATCTTGGTCTAGTACCTGACGATTATCTGGACGAATTATCGTACGAAGATGCAGAAAAAAGATGGATTGATTTTTTAAATAACGAAAATGAACCTTTTATTTATGTTGCAATTAATGATACAGGAAAAATTATAGGTTTTGCATCAGGTAAAAGTATTAATGAGAAGAATTTTGATGGAGAACTATATTCGCTTTATCTCTTACAGGAATGTAGAGGATTAGGTGTTGGTAGGCAGCTTGTTTCAGCTATTTCTAAGCATTTTAAAGAAAAAGGTATTTATTCTATGATGGTATGGGTAATGAAACAGAATAAATCTGGACTTGGTTTTTATGAACGTATGGGAGGAAAAGAATATATTCATAGGACTAGTACGTTTGGAGGAACCGTAGTAGAGGATGTTGCGTATGGCTGGAAGGATATCTCTGAATTATGTGATGAGTAA
- the manA gene encoding mannose-6-phosphate isomerase, class I, whose product MEPLFFEPIFKERIWGGKNLTSFGYDIPYNQTGECWAFAAHSNGQSVVKNGAYKGLSLGELWEKHRELFGNIAGDRFPLLTKILDANQDLSVQVHPNDEYAKIHENGELGKTECWYIIDCKENAEIIYGHHAKTQEELIRMINNEEWDKLLRSVKVKPGDFFYVPSGTIHAIGEGIIILETQQNSDTTYRVYDYNRKDSEGNLRELHIQKSIEVTEVPFTANKLNTQPETIAGLTIDSLIECPYFTVQKWELDGTASLKQQKPFLLASVIHGNGELIHNGNHSFFKKGDHFLLPGEFGEFELAGKSELIISSI is encoded by the coding sequence ATGGAGCCATTGTTTTTTGAACCTATTTTTAAAGAAAGAATTTGGGGCGGAAAGAACCTGACTTCATTCGGATATGATATTCCATATAATCAAACAGGAGAGTGCTGGGCATTCGCAGCACATTCAAATGGTCAAAGTGTTGTGAAAAATGGTGCATATAAAGGGTTATCCTTGGGTGAACTATGGGAAAAACACCGTGAGTTATTTGGAAATATAGCTGGAGACCGTTTTCCTCTTCTTACTAAAATATTAGACGCAAATCAAGACTTATCGGTTCAGGTTCACCCTAATGATGAGTATGCCAAGATTCATGAGAATGGAGAGTTAGGGAAAACCGAATGCTGGTATATAATTGATTGTAAAGAAAATGCCGAAATTATTTATGGACATCATGCAAAAACACAAGAAGAATTAATCCGAATGATTAATAATGAGGAATGGGATAAACTGCTTCGTTCAGTAAAAGTCAAACCAGGTGATTTCTTTTATGTGCCTAGTGGAACCATTCATGCGATTGGTGAAGGTATTATCATTTTAGAGACGCAGCAAAACTCTGACACTACCTACCGTGTTTATGATTATAATCGGAAGGATTCAGAAGGGAACCTCCGTGAGCTTCATATTCAAAAAAGTATCGAAGTAACTGAAGTTCCTTTCACAGCAAATAAATTAAATACTCAACCTGAAACAATAGCGGGCTTAACGATCGATTCACTAATTGAATGTCCTTACTTCACAGTGCAAAAATGGGAATTAGATGGTACAGCCAGCTTAAAACAGCAAAAGCCTTTTCTTCTTGCCAGTGTTATTCATGGAAATGGAGAACTAATCCATAATGGAAATCATTCCTTCTTTAAAAAAGGAGATCACTTTTTATTACCTGGTGAATTCGGTGAATTCGAGCTTGCAGGTAAATCAGAACTTATTATTTCAAGTATTTAA
- a CDS encoding D-serine ammonia-lyase yields MKEIESKELQTWKDKYPLLKKLISMDEVFWLNPNVEKFQTGIKKSPLTQEDVRDAEERLKRFAPYIAKVFPETKGTNGIIESPLVRIPAMKQSLEQDYQQPILGELLLKCDSHLPISGSIKARGGIYEILKHAEELAFQHQLLTIQDDYSILDSDRFRTLFSKYSIAVGSTGNLGLSIGIISAKLGFNVSVHMSADAKQWKKDLLRSKNVKVIEYEADYSKAVEEGRIQADSDPTCYFVDDENSHDLFLGYAVAASRLKKQLEELEIIIDENHPLFVYLPCGVGGGPGGVAFGLKLLYQDHIHCFFAEPTHSPCMLLGLMTGLHDKVSVQDVGIDNVTDADGLAVGKPSGFVGKTMEPFLSGNYTVSDEQLYKLLKELIDTEGIHLEPSALAGMIGPSKLCKEGIDYLQKHSLTEKMNKGTHIIWGTGGSMVPEEMMTQYYQKGLKLALEKQK; encoded by the coding sequence ATGAAAGAGATTGAAAGCAAAGAATTACAAACATGGAAAGACAAATATCCTTTACTAAAGAAGCTCATTTCGATGGATGAAGTATTTTGGCTCAATCCAAATGTCGAAAAATTTCAAACGGGAATTAAAAAATCCCCCCTTACTCAAGAAGATGTAAGAGATGCAGAGGAAAGGTTGAAACGTTTTGCTCCATATATCGCCAAGGTTTTCCCTGAAACAAAAGGAACGAACGGTATCATAGAATCTCCTTTAGTGAGAATTCCTGCCATGAAACAATCCTTAGAACAGGATTATCAACAACCTATATTAGGAGAATTATTACTAAAATGTGATAGTCACCTTCCTATATCAGGATCTATTAAAGCAAGAGGCGGGATTTATGAAATTCTCAAACATGCAGAAGAATTAGCTTTTCAACATCAATTGTTAACGATTCAAGATGATTATTCGATTTTAGATAGTGATAGGTTTCGAACCCTTTTCTCAAAATATTCAATCGCAGTAGGCTCTACTGGAAATTTAGGACTTAGTATTGGCATCATCAGTGCAAAGTTAGGTTTTAATGTTTCCGTTCATATGTCAGCTGATGCAAAACAGTGGAAAAAAGACTTGCTTAGAAGCAAAAATGTCAAAGTTATTGAATATGAAGCTGATTATAGTAAAGCTGTAGAGGAAGGCCGAATCCAAGCAGATAGTGACCCAACATGTTATTTTGTGGATGATGAAAATTCTCACGACCTATTTTTAGGATATGCAGTGGCTGCATCTCGTTTGAAGAAACAATTAGAAGAGCTAGAGATAATAATAGATGAAAATCATCCTTTGTTTGTTTACCTTCCATGTGGAGTAGGTGGTGGTCCTGGAGGGGTAGCTTTTGGTTTGAAATTATTGTATCAAGACCATATTCACTGTTTCTTTGCAGAACCTACCCACTCACCATGTATGTTACTCGGTTTAATGACTGGACTTCATGATAAAGTTTCTGTACAAGATGTTGGTATCGATAATGTAACAGACGCGGATGGACTTGCTGTAGGAAAGCCATCTGGGTTTGTAGGTAAAACTATGGAACCTTTTTTAAGTGGCAATTATACGGTTAGCGATGAACAGTTGTATAAGTTGCTAAAAGAACTAATCGATACAGAGGGGATCCATTTAGAACCTTCAGCACTAGCAGGCATGATAGGACCAAGTAAATTATGTAAAGAGGGCATCGATTATTTACAGAAGCATAGTTTAACGGAAAAGATGAATAAGGGTACACATATTATTTGGGGGACTGGTGGAAGCATGGTTCCTGAAGAAATGATGACGCAATATTATCAAAAAGGGTTGAAATTAGCGTTAGAGAAACAGAAGTGA